One Haloplanus vescus DNA window includes the following coding sequences:
- a CDS encoding ABC transporter ATP-binding protein — MSVIELTDVVKRYQSGEETVVALKGIDFHADRGEMVLVTGPSGSGKSTMLNMIGLLDTPTEGTVRLDDREVTDFDEDELTEERRSSLGFVFQDFHLLPMLTAVENVELPSMWDRSVQRTDRAITLLRTVGLGDRLDHTPAQLSGGQQQRVAIARALINEPDILLADEPTGNLDQETGRTILEEMTRLKEEENIAIVAVTHDEQMEAYADRIVRLVDGVIQS, encoded by the coding sequence ATGAGCGTCATCGAACTCACGGACGTGGTCAAGCGCTACCAGAGCGGCGAGGAGACCGTCGTGGCGCTGAAAGGCATCGACTTCCACGCCGACCGCGGCGAGATGGTGCTCGTCACCGGTCCCTCCGGGTCGGGGAAGAGCACCATGCTCAACATGATTGGCTTGCTCGACACGCCGACGGAAGGCACTGTCCGCCTCGACGACCGGGAGGTGACGGACTTCGACGAGGACGAACTCACCGAGGAACGGCGCTCGTCGCTCGGATTCGTCTTCCAGGATTTCCACTTGCTCCCGATGCTCACCGCCGTCGAGAACGTCGAACTCCCGTCGATGTGGGACCGAAGCGTCCAGCGCACCGACCGCGCTATCACCCTGCTCCGGACAGTTGGCCTCGGCGACCGACTCGACCACACGCCCGCCCAACTGTCCGGCGGCCAGCAACAGCGTGTCGCCATCGCTCGCGCCCTCATCAACGAGCCGGACATCCTCCTCGCGGACGAGCCGACCGGCAATCTCGACCAGGAGACCGGACGGACGATTCTCGAGGAGATGACGCGGCTCAAAGAGGAGGAGAACATCGCCATCGTCGCGGTGACACACGACGAGCAGATGGAGGCGTACGCGGACCGAATCGTCCGCCTCGTCGACGGGGTGATTCAGTCGTGA
- a CDS encoding COG1361 family protein has product MTWGRPAKVAFAVALVASSLAVPMATIGSAQSDSAYVTIGNVSVSPQTPEPGEQITVTAELQNSESSSGAAEISEVALQGPGQARRSTTNDLGDLGPGDAIEVPLSTSFESEGEKRLNIVLRGTSPSGGVFVIERPVYIDVERSSGVSMAFSTVYDDDAAAGAETPVNVTVANGDSEQITGVQLELNGSTVDNPDRIRGSIDGGSQHVFAYDVTFDEVGTQTLRGEVTYTTAEGVTRTATKSVEMTVEEPAVRGDLSAQTTSDGDTEVELTNFGNTGFSDIEVTATADDQVVARNLMGDIDPDSNESVTFDIPSSVDGTVTYTATYTAAGTTHTTTLRDQAAVSGEIRLVSVQSSAAGSGVTIQGDAANLGSTTAESVLVSVPDTEAVSPTSPSGQYYVGEVEGSEFGTFELTASRQSNVSSVPVEITYVVDGDRVTTTQQIDVDSASMGASAAASSGEQNAASRPDEPGGGSGGLPMTAIGAVVALLVVVGVGFGVYRWRNP; this is encoded by the coding sequence ATGACGTGGGGCCGACCGGCGAAAGTCGCGTTCGCCGTTGCCCTGGTGGCGAGCAGTCTCGCCGTTCCGATGGCGACCATCGGGTCGGCACAGTCGGACAGCGCCTACGTCACCATCGGCAACGTCTCGGTGTCACCGCAGACGCCCGAACCGGGCGAGCAGATAACGGTCACGGCCGAACTACAGAACTCCGAGAGCAGTAGCGGGGCCGCAGAGATTTCCGAAGTGGCGCTTCAGGGTCCGGGGCAAGCCCGGCGGAGTACCACCAACGACCTCGGCGACCTCGGTCCGGGTGACGCCATCGAAGTCCCGCTCTCGACGTCGTTCGAGAGCGAGGGTGAGAAGCGACTGAACATCGTCCTCCGCGGGACCTCGCCCAGCGGCGGCGTCTTCGTCATCGAGCGCCCCGTGTACATCGACGTCGAACGGTCCAGCGGCGTCTCGATGGCTTTCTCGACGGTCTACGACGACGACGCTGCCGCCGGCGCCGAGACACCGGTCAACGTCACGGTTGCGAACGGAGACAGCGAACAGATTACCGGCGTGCAGCTCGAACTCAACGGCAGCACCGTCGACAACCCCGACCGAATCAGAGGCTCCATCGACGGCGGGTCACAGCACGTCTTCGCGTACGACGTGACGTTCGACGAAGTCGGGACACAGACGCTCAGGGGCGAGGTCACGTATACGACCGCGGAGGGCGTCACGCGGACGGCCACGAAGTCCGTCGAGATGACCGTCGAAGAACCGGCTGTCAGGGGCGACCTCTCGGCACAGACGACGAGCGACGGCGACACCGAGGTGGAACTGACGAACTTCGGGAACACGGGCTTCTCCGACATCGAAGTGACGGCGACGGCCGACGACCAGGTCGTCGCCCGGAACCTGATGGGCGATATCGACCCCGATTCGAACGAATCGGTGACCTTCGACATCCCGAGTTCCGTCGACGGGACGGTCACGTACACGGCGACGTACACCGCGGCCGGAACCACCCACACGACGACCCTGCGCGACCAGGCCGCCGTCTCGGGCGAGATTCGCCTCGTGAGCGTCCAGTCGTCAGCGGCCGGAAGCGGCGTCACCATCCAGGGCGACGCCGCGAACCTCGGCAGCACCACCGCCGAATCCGTCCTCGTGAGCGTCCCGGACACCGAGGCCGTGAGTCCGACGTCCCCGTCCGGCCAGTACTACGTCGGCGAAGTTGAGGGCAGCGAGTTCGGCACGTTCGAACTCACCGCGTCGAGACAGTCGAACGTCTCCTCGGTCCCCGTCGAAATCACGTACGTCGTCGACGGTGACCGCGTGACGACGACCCAGCAAATCGACGTGGACTCGGCGTCGATGGGCGCGAGCGCGGCCGCTTCGAGCGGCGAGCAGAACGCCGCGAGTCGCCCGGACGAACCGGGTGGCGGCTCGGGCGGCCTCCCGATGACGGCGATTGGCGCCGTCGTCGCCCTGCTCGTCGTCGTCGGCGTGGGCTTCGGCGTGTACCGCTGGCGCAACCCATGA
- a CDS encoding DoxX family membrane protein, whose protein sequence is MTDTDNDATEPSAEPPSRLARLLFGSGLAALAVRNFTNLEGRIGYADAKGVPKAETLVPVGSGLLLGGSLGISLWKLPRLSAASVAAFFVGVTPVMHDFWAVDEESRGEELTSFLQNVALLGAALAFLARANE, encoded by the coding sequence ATGACAGACACCGACAACGACGCCACGGAGCCCAGCGCCGAACCGCCATCGCGACTCGCCCGCCTGCTCTTCGGGAGCGGGCTCGCGGCGCTCGCCGTCCGGAACTTCACGAACCTCGAGGGTCGCATCGGCTACGCCGACGCGAAAGGCGTCCCGAAGGCCGAGACGCTCGTGCCGGTGGGGAGCGGACTGCTCCTCGGCGGCAGCCTGGGCATCAGCCTCTGGAAACTCCCGCGGCTCTCGGCGGCGAGCGTCGCCGCCTTCTTCGTCGGCGTCACGCCCGTCATGCACGACTTCTGGGCCGTCGATGAGGAATCGCGCGGCGAGGAGCTCACCTCCTTCCTGCAGAACGTCGCGCTGCTCGGCGCAGCGCTCGCCTTCCTCGCTCGGGCGAACGAGTAA
- a CDS encoding metallophosphoesterase family protein has protein sequence MTSPQFSAAVDPHHQRFDVDAYTDIYVVGDVHGSRAALEALLEELDLADDDLVVFVGDLVRKGPDSPGVVDIVRDDDRLVSVRGNNEQKVVRGDKHPDWLREGDRAYFESLPIAISFGDALVVHGGVDPARPLADHTLDELLTMRAPQGDGYDGPFWYETYDGPHRVFFGHTVHERPVERRYAVGLDTGCVYGGALTAYDYRRDRFVTVDPTTTHESRSESKIVNPV, from the coding sequence ATGACTTCCCCACAGTTCAGCGCCGCCGTCGACCCCCATCACCAGCGGTTCGACGTCGACGCCTACACCGACATCTACGTCGTCGGCGACGTCCACGGCAGCCGCGCGGCCCTCGAAGCGCTGCTCGAGGAACTCGACCTCGCTGACGACGACCTCGTCGTCTTCGTCGGTGACCTCGTCCGCAAGGGCCCGGATAGTCCCGGCGTCGTCGACATCGTCCGTGACGACGACCGACTGGTCTCCGTCCGCGGCAACAACGAGCAGAAGGTCGTTCGCGGCGACAAACACCCCGACTGGCTCCGTGAAGGCGACCGCGCGTACTTCGAGTCGCTGCCGATCGCCATCTCCTTCGGCGACGCACTCGTCGTCCACGGCGGCGTCGACCCCGCTCGACCGCTCGCCGACCACACGCTCGACGAGTTGCTGACGATGCGCGCTCCGCAGGGCGACGGCTACGACGGCCCGTTCTGGTACGAGACCTACGACGGCCCGCATCGCGTCTTCTTCGGGCACACCGTCCACGAACGGCCCGTCGAGCGCCGCTATGCCGTCGGCCTCGACACTGGTTGTGTCTACGGCGGGGCGCTCACCGCCTACGACTACCGGCGTGACCGCTTCGTCACCGTCGACCCGACCACGACACACGAGTCCCGCAGCGAGTCGAAAATCGTCAATCCCGTCTGA